From the genome of Drosophila melanogaster chromosome 2L, one region includes:
- the CG31759 gene encoding uncharacterized protein, isoform C — MEKVYLRNASDTKELDIVFRFVNENLKINREFNFRRQMNEPIDAILARIQSNIIGRLAKSCKKSKIKPPAEINVKLLSDKYGEKFNELTFEDLVVTQDISNVKLQVLDTVYDLVFNPPWISSLKFLPSCILAGFVIYPTNVQIQFGERQFSKAVWFKAKKPTDTDWEVCGEGFQYLVTPEDIGYHLKFVVTPGNALGMTGPVVEKITNSAVQESPGRCPFQDRQRHTTNSLSESNEIRVVSYNLLADLYASSDYAGSTLFSYCPAKYLQIDYRKPLFINEIIGYNSDILCLQEVDQRIFDFDLKEILEQPPYNYHGIMAPKGKCAEGVAIFFRNSRFDLLDSQILHLGSNIPALPVFESLWNKIKVNAQLAERICERSTTLQTCLLRIKGTDNYVLVANTHLYFHPDADHIRLLQMGFSMLFVEQSISKAIKDFNISSHKNIGLIFCGDFNSVPECGIYKLMTEQLAEKTLEDWQSNAEQAVSNVELAQPFKMASAYGAPEYTHYTTLFAGCLDYVFYQNDRFEVLKVVPLPTEEELKANTAIPSAVFPSDHVALVADLKFKSD; from the coding sequence ATGGAGAAGGTTTATTTGAGAAATGCAAGTGATACCAAAGAATTGGACATTGTGTTTCGCTTTGTGAATgagaatttgaaaataaaccgGGAATTCAATTTCCGTCGCCAGATGAATGAGCCCATTGATGCGATATTGGCCAGGATTCAGAGTAATATTATTGGCAGGCTTGCAAAGTCCtgcaaaaaatcaaaaatcaaacCGCCGGCAGAAATCAATGTTAAACTTCTGAGTGACAAATATGGTGAAAAATTCAATGAATTAACATTTGAGGATCTAGTCGTCACCCAAGATATCAGCAATGTAAAACTGCAGGTATTAGATACGGTCTACGATTTGGTGTTCAATCCACCGTGGATTTCATCCCTAAAATTTTTGCCCTCATGCATATTGGCAGGATTTGTAATATACCCCACCAATGTTCAGATACAATTCGGAGAACGTCAGTTCAGCAAAGCAGTTTGGTTCAAGGCCAAAAAGCCCACAGACACCGATTGGGAGGTGTGCGGAGAAGGATTTCAATATCTAGTGACTCCTGAGGATATTGGTTACCATTTGAAGTTCGTGGTGACGCCGGGTAATGCACTGGGAATGACGGGTCCTGTGGTGGAGAAGATAACCAACTCTGCAGTGCAGGAATCTCCCGGGCGTTGTCCATTCCAAGATCGCCAAAGGCACACCACGAATTCTTTGAGCGAATCGAATGAAATTCGTGTGGTGTCTTACAATTTGTTGGCCGATTTATATGCCAGTAGTGACTATGCCGGTAGCACTCTGTTCTCCTATTGCCCGGCAAAGTATCTGCAAATAGACTATAGGAAGCCACTGTTCATCAACGAGATCATCGGTTATAACTCCGATATTCTCTGTCTACAAGAAGTCGATCAGCgaatatttgattttgatttaaagGAAATTCTAGAACAACCGCCGTATAACTATCACGGCATAATGGCCCCGAAAGGCAAATGCGCTGAGGGAGTGGCAATTTTCTTTCGGAACTCGCGCTTCGATCTCTTGGATTCTCAAATCCTGCATTTGGGGTCCAATATTCCCGCACTGCCCGTATTTGAAAGCCTTTGGAATAAGATCAAAGTTAACGCACAATTAGCAGAACGAATCTGTGAACGGTCCACCACTCTGCAAACTTGTTTGCTTAGAATAAAGGGTACCGATAACTACGTTCTGGTGGCCAACACGCATTTATATTTCCATCCGGATGCAGATCACATTCGCCTGCTGCAAATGGGATTTTCCATGCTATTCGTAGAGCAATCTATTAGCAAAGCTATAAAGGACTTTAACATAAGTAGCCACAAAAACATTGGACTAATATTTTGTGGCGATTTCAATAGCGTTCCCGAGTGTGGAATCTACAAGCTGATGACGGAGCAGCTCGCCGAAAAAACACTGGAGGACTGGCAAAGTAATGCCGAGCAGGCGGTTTCGAATGTGGAACTCGCGCAGCCTTTCAAAATGGCATCAGCCTATGGGGCACCGGAATATACCCACTACACCACCCTCTTTGCGGGTTGCTTGGACTATGTGTTCTACCAAAACGATCGCTTCGAAGTTCTAAAGGTGGTGCCACTGCCAACGGAGGAGGAGTTGAAAGCCAATACTGCGATACCATCGGCTGTTTTTCCATCCGATCATGTTGCTCTTGTAGCAGATCTCAAATTTAAGTCAGATTGA